One Dysidea avara chromosome 8, odDysAvar1.4, whole genome shotgun sequence genomic window, ggaGCAAAAATTAGTCTAAAAAGACTGTTTTGTCTCTTTCTGAAAACATATCCATAGGTAACATACCTACTTGCATATCTCTTGAAGGTGATAAGTAGAAAATAGGTGAATTTTCACTATTGTTGTGCTTTCGTCTATCGTGAACAGTGTCTTACTATCGTTCGGACATTGAAAAATCCACTATTGCCCAGCCCCACAGtgtaatataacagtcagtagTAGCTAAGTATGACTTTTATAGCACTGTCAAATGAGATGACAGATAATATAATGCATTTTAATTGCTTATTTCTGAAGATCATCCAAATTTTATCTTTATACTAATTCGCTGTTCCCTGGTGAGGTACATTTGCCCCAAAAACACCATCGTGTAAAAAAGACACATTCAAGAAACTAAAAGTACCAATGTAAAAACCAGCTCAGCTGTAGAGAAAGACCTCATTAAAGTAACTGTATttggagcagccaagaatcaatcttaatacaactaactacaattaccAAAATTTTaaaccatgcaagaacacctttgctgtaaaacaGGTGCATccataaaagtaactggcaaccaaaataGCTGATGGCTGATATACATTCACTGTTAATTTAATGTCTTTTAACtttaattggctggtaatttgacTTTAATTAGCTGGTATTTTCACTGCCTCTCTTTTGCTCTATGCACTGACTATTAAGGTGatcaaattactagccaattacagttaaaagaaattaaattaggatgcagcaagagtgaatgtagagcACAGTGGAATGATAAGGGTTCAATGTTAaaatttttgttaattgcaattggTTGTATATCAACCTTCAGTcgtggccacttcagatatcatctattttagttgtcagttacttttacttttatGGGTGCACCTGTTTTAAAGCCAAAGTGTCCTTGCATGGATGAAAACTTTGCTAATTATAATTAGTTgtattaagattgattcttggcttttccagatatcagctctaaGTACTACTTTAAGTTACTTACTTTCATGAGGTCTTTCTTTACAAGTGAACTggtttttacattgggttaaaAGTACTAGTTTCTTGGGTGTGCTATTTTTACAGCAAACTGTGTTTTTGGGTTgatatacatacataagtaaCGGTATATTCTTACagaactctaacagaacattcaaACACAAAAAGGCATAATGGTTATGATACTCACGTAACAGATGTTAGGATAACAAATGATAACAAAATCATTTTAACAATACTGCAAAGTTAAATATATCCAGCTTATAACATTTAAGTAATCACAATGTAAACATTGTACAACAGAtcatacaatattattatttatacagaaaatGTATTTTTACTTACAGCATCTACATTAAAGTGTACATGTAATATTTTTTTATGCATTGACagtgtgtgtgcatataattataatagcaacaaaataattattgcatgtacagtgtactACACTGTCTTGAAGTTTTTCTTAGAACTTTTTGAACTTGAAATCATCTTTTAGCATATTGGACACCATGTAGTCGAGAATGCTGCCCTCAATAAGCCCTTCTCCCTGATGGCCAGGATTCATGGCTTTCCAGCATGTCTTGCCAGTCATCACATTGTCTAGTTCCACTGCTACTGGGCCATGGCTGTCAGGGTAAGTTAGTATCTTCTTTATTGGGTCAACTGACATTCCTTTAAccataaactgacctgaaaaGAAAATAGTATAAATTCGTCACACTGTTTAGAACTTACCAATTAGTCCATGCATCTGAGGAACATTGTCGTATTTCATGTTCCAATCTACATCAAGATGGTTGCCATAGAAACTAACATCAAAAGTAGCAAATGGTTTGGCATATTCAACATGGACCAGAGGATTACCGGTCTGCTTAGCAACACCTCGAGTGAATTTGACAGACATTTTTCCCATTTTATCAAAGGCCACTTTGTCAACTGCAGCAGCAGTAAAATGTCCCTGATTGACTAATATAACTTCTTGGTTGACTGAGTCAAATATTACTGCTTCAGATTTGTTCGAATTTTGTGGGATAACAGCTAGCTTTCCAATCCAGGTGGCATCTTTCTCATCACCATGGCTGTCTACAAAGAGAGCATTAATGATGTAGTTGTGATTGTAGATCAAGTTGAAGACCAGTCCTGGGTATCCTTGTATGGAGTAACACAGCTTATCACCAGACACCAATGGAACCATGAAATGAGGGTCCCCCATTGCCATTGTATTATTTTCATTATCTGCAAACATTGTAACTGTAGTAAATATCATACAGAATGCTAACCAACTCACCATCGCACAATCTCTGGGAAAGAGCTTGTTGCAGTTGTTGAATAGCTGTGCTGTCAAAGCTGTTTGTATTGAAAACAAGTGAAGGATCACTAGCAATGGCATTAAGCTCAGTGAGGTCGGCATTACCAACACCAACAGCATACACCTGCTGGAATATATTAGATGCATGTACACTCTGAGCATTAGGTATGGTCTGTGCTGAGTTAACATTTGATTCTCCATCAGTGATAACAATAGTAATAGCAGGATGTCCTGGTCTCAGTCCCATTGTGCCATCTTGAGCACTGCTAAGTAAAAGACTTAAAGCTGCAGCTGTGTTGGTGCTTCCAGCATCATATGGCAAGTCTGGATTTATGGCTGTTGAAAGAGCTGCGATATCAGTGTGTGTAGGCAAATTGAAATGAAGAGTAGCATCAGTGCTGAACAATATTACTCCAGCGAGACTCTCCTGTAGACCGATAGTGAGCAACTGGACTAACCCCTCAGTAAACTCTCGGATCATCTGAAACCGACTTGAACCAATGCTTCCCGAAGTATCAATCACAAAGACACAATCAATTCCCCTAATTTCACATTCTGTAAACAAAAATTTGCTCATGAATCTAACACAGTTTACCATTAAAGTATATACTGTAAGCAGTACATATATAAacactacatacatgtattGCACTATGTAGTACTACTATAACTGTGCAGATGCTAACACACAAGTATATAGATATACAGCCTTTAGCTCACCAGGGTCACTTTGGCCTTGCACctataaataagaaaaacaatgACATTTGGTTAGTATTCATTGCAACTTACTCCAACAAGTAGGCAtaatgcaaaaattgctataagaACAGCACAGttcatgatgatgatgatgattcagTAGCTTGTTGGCTTAGTAGTTCTTGACAGATTCTTCTTCACTCACTGGGTTATACATGCTACACTGGAGTGTTGTGTGTACTTTTATAGCAAATTTGTAGACAATAAAGGTGCTAGCTACTGAGGATGTTTCACTAGGAAGAATCACTACCACACTAATGTTTTCAATACTGGTAGGATTCTGGCTGTTATACTGCCTCAATTTGGTCTCTGTTTGTAAATTATAGCATCACTGTCTTGTGTGCCTCAGTCAGTTTAGAAATACACTGAATATTTACTGCACTTTATCTTTAATGAGTATTTGCATACATACATCATATGTGTACATATTTACATGTATAATGTTACTCCACTTTTGCTATATAGTCTTATTTCAATTGTACgaacacatgtatagctaaactcAAATCATTTTAACAAACTTAGCCACTAACCAAACATGGTTGCAAATTAAACCAACAACAATGCCAATTGAGAATCACTGAGTATTGAACCTGCATGGAACCGCTGTGTACTTACCAGGCTACTGCTGTCATCACTTAGCAAAGGTACCtcatgaatatatatatatagaaattAAAATACTTTATGTTCTTCAACCTCTATCTGTAAGCATTGACACTGTCTTCTGTGGGTCACTAATCCTGCCCCAGGAATATTTACATGTGGTGTATAAGTACCCTCCAGCACCTGTATAAAACAGCACTATCAATTGTTGTTAATTTGCTTATACgtagtgtgtacacatgtgcatGATGCCAGCAtattatgtgtgtgcatgtactgtGAGTATGTGCTAAATAAATGTATTTAAAATTATGAGGTTCTCTGCATGTGTATGTACTGCATTCcaactagctacatgtacagcTTATAGGCACATAAGTGTCACCATAATACACTTAACAGAGGAATGGCATACCAAATCCAAGTGTGCTTTAGTAATGATGCTCAAGCATTTCAATTGGaatgttgaaccatgtatatgCTGTGGTCCACTCCAGTTACTATGTTTGTACATGTGTGaggtattatacagtataccataactATAGGTAGAGATGaaattacatgtatgtgttGTTGATTCCAATTATATCACATTAATTCTTGTGGAAATCTTACTATTGCATCAACCTATGAAGTAATTACAAATGTATACTTTAAACAACCAGGAAAGCTACCTATCACACATACTAAACCATATAGCTATATTGGTATGTGTACCAGGTGTGCATTCTTCATTATGTAGGCATCCTTCATGATCAAGCAATCGATTATTGCCTTAAATTAAAACCTTGTACCCAAGTTTATAGGATTGAAGGTACGTATATATAAAGTTACCTACATAGGAGGGTCTATATAGGAGAAGGGGAGAACAGAAGACCTGAAGTGGGTAACAAGAAAAATATGGTGATTGGTATATTGGGTAACTGCACCTGTAGTACAAATGATAGTATTTCTTAGATATTGCTATGAGTGTATACAATCATCTCTATAGATCAATTCTGTTGTACTTACTAAATTTCTCTCTCAtttctatgtatgtatattgatGTCATAAAATGGTTTCTATAGTAAACATGTGGTATACACAAGAAACTGGTTGTATATGAAATAATAAAGACCTAGCAATGTGACAGTCTGTGAGAGGCCACACATGCAGGAAAAAATCATATATATGTGACAGCtagaaatatgcatttttatAAGAAAGAGGAAAGTTGCGTATCTTGTAGGTGCACTGTTAAGTAGTATAATGTATAATTCCAAGAAGCACTAGTATAGGCCACTAACTGTAACATGTTCAATGAATTAATTGTGCTATAGTTACATTCTGCAAAGAATTTTGTCATTTATAATTAACAAATAGTTTGGCATATACACCGAGAAGACACTATAGTCATATTTCAAGTCCAATCTGAATCTTAAGCATGTGTCTGTATATCAGTGGCCATGAGGTTCACACTCCCAATACAGGTGCtcagtacaataataatattgtaatatCGTGCACATAAAAATTTTCACATGCACAAAAAACATGTATGCATGGCTAAACTTTGTAGCATAAAAAGTGGAAGTCGTACCATACAATATtcctttttcttcattttttcaccATGAGTAAGTTAGCAATCATGCAAGCTTGTTGCAATAGAAATAATAAAGGATAACAAATGGGTTCAAACAACAATTAAATTGTACATGCAGTGGCCACCAAATATATAGCATAAAATGCATTGTGTAGTAGAGGGATGCAAAAGGCTCCAGACTAAGAGATCATCACTCTTTTGGTAGAACTTTAGCTTAGCAACTTCTTGGCTATCATCCGAAGGTTTTTTGAAGCCAAAATCAGTTCATCACGTGTCcagatctgccactgctgtgTTCTTTTGGCTATTCTAAAATGTATTGCAGTTGAACTTGTTAATCAGAGCATTTGAAAATGATGACACCTGTGTAGTCTGAACATTTGAAACGGTCCTAGAAGTGAACTTCAGCATGGAGAATAAGGACACCAGAACACTTTGGTTGGTCCCACGGTGtctggtttcacatgcatatgtataattatatgggtgACATTCTGTAACAGTTCTGGCAATACAGTGTTAgtattttaaatttataaagtCATTT contains:
- the LOC136263523 gene encoding uncharacterized protein, with protein sequence MNCAVLIAIFALCLLVGVQGQSDPECEIRGIDCVFVIDTSGSIGSSRFQMIREFTEGLVQLLTIGLQESLAGVILFSTDATLHFNLPTHTDIAALSTAINPDLPYDAGSTNTAAALSLLLSSAQDGTMGLRPGHPAITIVITDGESNVNSAQTIPNAQSVHASNIFQQVYAVGVGNADLTELNAIASDPSLVFNTNSFDSTAIQQLQQALSQRLCDDNENNTMAMGDPHFMVPLVSGDKLCYSIQGYPGLVFNLIYNHNYIINALFVDSHGDEKDATWIGKLAVIPQNSNKSEAVIFDSVNQEVILVNQGHFTAAAVDKVAFDKMGKMSVKFTRGVAKQTGNPLVHVEYAKPFATFDVSFYGNHLDVDWNMKYDNVPQMHGLIGQFMVKGMSVDPIKKILTYPDSHGPVAVELDNVMTGKTCWKAMNPGHQGEGLIEGSILDYMVSNMLKDDFKFKKF